From a region of the Impatiens glandulifera chromosome 4, dImpGla2.1, whole genome shotgun sequence genome:
- the LOC124937108 gene encoding uncharacterized protein LOC124937108 — protein sequence MPRRKRIDDEDTDTEFEVETIRPKINAPAKKSGANSKRPRIEISPVPKKTSKVVSRRQSPQKKKMDPKRLVVSTPKSPNPTQLQKQNKTSKQPTPSHDVSTLQPVSSAGLETQSARPETFNNRALVLEDPIPTHPTSNVADHDDIRAEDGIASVCKSSKTYIEVNGENFIPDILKDIHRIVTGYWRGPYLNWNQVPEDIKNTWWEHFTEMFEWDLVSEGDVNKLFKKKAGTKIRNFITRAKAAMKKPPHVTLEDWAQMKINFEEPKYSEKCTKAKGHRHDYTSNGGATYCGGSITAEEHQRRLARELGRLPTILETFEKTFKKKDGTWSGSRAAEVVETFSQLHETQNSVQLEERKTDTELWMEAAGSSTSGRVFGIGYMGRKQVYQDNRSSTKLSLEVNTLKETVTELKLENSEKQKEVENCKLEINTLKDQFAEMIQLMKKNGQPTPLTNTTPEGGDV from the exons ATGCCTAGAAGAAAAAGGATAGACGATGAAGACACTGATACAGAATTTGAAGTC GAAACAATTCGACCCAAAATTAATGCACCTGCCAAGAAGAGTGGTGCAAACTCTAAACGCCCTAGAATTGAAATATCTCCAGTACCTAAAAAAACGTCTAAAGTTGTTTCAAGAAGACAATCCccacagaaaaaaaaaatggatccTAAACGACTAGTTGTCTCTACTCCTAAATCACCAAACCCGACTCAActccaaaaacaaaataaaacatccAAACAACCAACTCCCAGCCATGATGTATCAACTCTCCAACCAGTATCATCTGCTGGTTTGGAGACTCAATCAGCCCGGCCAGAAACATTCAACAATCGTGCACTCGTCCTTGAAGATCCAATCCCAACTCATCCAACCTCAAATGTTGCTGATCATGATGATATAAGGGCGGAGGACGGGATAGCTAGTGTTTGTAAATCTTCTAAGACGTACATCGAGGTTAATGGAGAAAA CTTCATTCCAGATATCTTGAAAGATATACATCGGATAGTAACGGGATATTGGAGGGGGCCGTATTTAAATTGGAATCAAGTGCCGGAAGACATTAAAAACACATGGTGGGAACATTTTACG GAGATGTTTGAGTGGGATCTAGTCTCAGAGGGGGATGTAAACAAACTTTTTAAGAAGAAGGCGGGTACGAAGATAAGGAATTTCATAACTAGGGCAAAAGCAGCAATGAAGAAGCCACCACATGTCACACTGGAAGACTGGGCGCAAATGAAAATTAACTTTGAAGAACCTAAATATTCAGAAAAGTGCACTAAAGCTAAAGGACATAGACACGATTACACGTCAAATGGTGGGGCGACGTATTGCGGTGGTTCCATAACGGCGGAAGAACATCAGAGAAGATTA GCACGGGAACTGGGAAGACTCCCAACCATTCttgaaacatttgaaaaaacgtttaaaaaaaaagatggtACTTGGAGTGGGAGCAGGGCAGCAGAAGTTGTG GAAACTTTTAGTCAGCTCCATGAAACACAGAATTCTGTTCAactagaagaaagaaaaaccgACACTGAATTGTGGATGGAGGCGGCTGGATCGAGCACTAGCGGGCGGGTGTTTGGAATCGGATATATGGGTCGAAAACAAGTGTATCAAGATAATCGTTCCAGCACCAAGCTAAGTTTGGAGGTGAACACTCTGAAGGAAACAGTGACTGAATTGAAGTTGGAGAATTCAGAAAAACAGAAAGAAGTTGAGAATTGTAAGTTGGAAATCAATACACTCAAAGACCAATTCGCCGAGATGATtcaattaatgaagaaaaatggacAACCTACTCCCCTAACAAATACAACTCCGGAAGGCGGAGACGTATGA